TCGGGATCGCGCCGGCGATCGGCTCGAAGTCGACGTCGTAGATGCTGATGTCGCCGATCGCGCCCGGCTGCGCGCCGTTCTTGCCGCGCCAGCGGTCGACGAAGTAGATCAGCGAATCGCCGATGCCCTTGATCGCCGGGATGTTCAGCTCCATCGGGCCGGTCTTGTTGTCGAAGCCCCACGCGCCGAGTTCCAGCGCATGCTTGTATGCCTTCGCGGCGTCCTGCACGCGGAACGCGATCGCGCAGATCGACGGGCCGTGCAGGCGTGCGAAGCGCTGCGCGAACGAATCGGGTTCGGCGTTGATGATGAAGTTGATGTCGCCCTGACGGTAGACCGTCACGTCCTTGTGGCGGTGGCGCGCGATCGCGGTGAAACCCATCCGTTCGAACAGTTGTCCGAGCGCTTTCGGATCCGGTGCGGTGTATTCGATGAATTCGAAGCCGTCGGTGCCGACGGGGTTGTCCCAGTTGGGGATCTGCATGCCGTGTCTCCTGTGTCCTTTCCGAGCGGCCTGGGCGATGCGGGGGCCCCGGCCGGTTCCATGTCGAAGGTGACGCGCGCCGCGGCGCGCGCAATGAATCGGTACATGCGACAAAGTGTAGCGGGCAGGGCGGAGCGTTAACTTGCGAACTTGATTGTCCGTGCCTACGATGGCGCAATTTCCAGTCTCGAATTAAACATCGGAGGGCAGAAAATGGCGCAAGCCGAATTGGACGCCATCGACCGGCGCATTCTCGCGATTCTTCAGGAGAACGGGCGCCTGTCGAACCAGGAGATCGCCGAGCGTGTGAACTTGTCGCCGAGCCCGTGCCTGCGGCGGATCCGGCGGCTCGAGGAGATCGGCGTGATCACCGGCTACGTCGCGCTGCTGGATCCGCAGAAGCTCGGGCTCGATCTGCTCGCATACGTGAGCGTGCGGCTCGAGAAGCGCGGCGGCCTGGCGCCGGTCCGCGCCGACGAGACGTCGGCGCGCGCGGGCGCGACCCACGCGGAACTGTTCCGCGCGGCCGTGCAGACCTGGCCGGAGGTGGTCGCGTGCCACGCGATGACGGGCGACATGGATTACCTGCTGCGCGTGCAGGTCGAGGACATGGCGCACTTCTCCCGCTTCGTGCAGGAGCATTTGTTGCACCATCCGTCGGTGATCGACGTGAAGACGAGCTTCTCGCTCGAATGCTTCAAGGAGACGACGGCGTTGCCGATCCGGTCGGTGCGCTAACGCGCGACGATCGCGAGGCGGGAAAGGACAGAAGACCGGGCGCCCCGCGGGGCAGCCCGGTTGGCCGACGTCACGCCGTCAGCGCGGCGGGCATCAGCGATTCGATGAACTTCGACGTGCGGTGCGCCTGGCGCTTGAGCGCGTAGTCGAACACCGCGGCCTGCTCCTGCAGCATCTCGGCGAGGATCGTCGAATGGTCGGCCGGCGGCAGCGACAGATACGCGTCGGCTTCGCCGTACGCGTACTCGATCCGCATCCCGGACTTCTTCGCGATGTGCATCATCGTCGCGTTGCGCGACAGGCAATGCATGTACAGCATCGTCACACGCGTGTTGCGGCTGCGGATCGCCGCGCGCTCGAACAGCTTCGAGCCGACGCCGCGGCCGCGGGCGCTTTCGAGCACCGACACGCCGAACTCGGCCGTGCGCTTGTCGCCGTCGGCGGGCAGGTAGGCCAAGTGGCCGACGCCGATCAGTTCAAGCGCGTGGTCGAACACGCCGAACACGGTGTCGCGGCCGAAGTCGATCGTGCGGACATAGTTCTCGATCACGTGGTCGGGCACCATCTGGCCGAAGCGCAGCAGGCGGTCCTCTTCGTCGAGCGAGAGAAAGTGAGTGAGCATTTGCTCACGGTCTTTGGAAGCCAGTTCCCTGACGAGAACCGGCGCAGTACCGGCGTTGCCGACAACATCGGCACGGCGGTTGAATTGCGTGTTCATCGTGGGTTCCTCAGTCGGTAGCCGCACAACGGGTTGTGCGATGCAGCAGCATTTTACCCGAGTCGAGGCCGAAGGATTGGGGAAAACCCGTATGTTGTCTTGAGGGTGAATTCTAAATCCGCTTAGTTCATAAGCTACTTATTTGATTTTAAACGAATTTAAAATTCATCATATGAAACGTGTGGCAGGCTGTCTCAGTGTGCCCGCCGTGCAGTGCATGCTGCTGCGCGGCAATCACGCGCCGGGCGACAGTCCGCGTTCCATCAGGTCGATCACCTGCTCGGCGAAGTCGCGGTAGCCGAGGCGGCCGCCCGGCTTGAGCCACGTGAACGTCCAGTTGATCATCCCGAACACCATCATCGTGACCGACGTCTGGTTTTCCTTCGAGATCCGGTCCGGATACGCGCGCGCGAGCTGGCGTGCGAATGCCGCGACGATGTCGCGCTGGCGATCGAGCACGATTTCGCGCTGCGCATCCTCGAGGTACTTCACGTCGTTGAGCAATGCGACATGGCGGCTGTGCGACGTCTCGTACTCGGCGAGAAACGCGCGCACGAGTTCCGCGAACGCGTCGCGCTCGCTCAGGCCGCGCCGCTGGCTCGCACCCTCGACCTCGGCGATGATCAGCATCAAGCGCTTCGTGTAGCGGTCGAGCAGATCGAACAGGATCGCTTCCTTGCTCTCGTAATAGTGATAAAGACGTGCCTTCGACGTGCCGCTCGCGGTCGCGAGATCGGACATCGACGTGCTCGGATAGCTCGTCTGCGCGAATTTCTCGGCGGCGAGATCGAGGATCTGCTCGCGCTGGGATTCGTGGTCGGGCGCTCGGGTACGGGCCATGGTCGAATGCGAAAGAGTAGCGTTAGCGAGGCGCGGCCGCGGCGCGCACCTGCGTGGAAGAGAGGGCGGCCGGTGCGTCGTCCTGCAGCTCGAGCCGGCCGGCCGCCGCGAGTTCGCGGCAGCGCCACCAGGCGATCGAGTCGCTGACGAACAGCCCGCCGCGGTCGGCGCCGGCCATGATGCTGCCGACGACGTGCCGCGCGGGCAGCCAGCCGGTTTCCGCGTGCGCGACGATCAGCGCGTCGAGGTCCGCGTAATGGCCGCTCTTGATCGTATTGCTGACCCAGTAGCGCAACTCGGCATTCAGGTGCTTCGCCTCCTGCCATTCGAGCGCGAGGCGGCCGATGCGCAGCACCGAGATCGGCGCGGCCACCGGCCGTTTCCGGCTCAGCGCCGCAGGCGAGAACATCCCGGTCGAGCATGCCTGGTCGGTGCGGGTCAGCGCCGCGCGCTGCGGCGCGTCGAGGTCGGCGGCCGACAGCCGCACCTCGTTCAGGCGCTGCGGCACGTTGCGCAGGTGATAGGCGACGCGGCGCAGCAGCAGCTTGTCGCCGACGCTTGGCGCATGCCAGACGACCACCTGCCCCGTATCCATCGCGAGCTGGTCGAGGCGGGCGAACTCGCCTTCGATTTCCGCGTTCCAGTCGGGAATCTGGTCGCCGAGCACGCGCTGCCAGAAGGTGGCGCGCGTCTCGGGCGTCTCGTCGACGCCCTTCAGCGGCCCGACCGCGAGATCGTCGAGCAATCCGACGACGCGCTCGTCGCGTCCGGCTTGCGCGAGGGCCTCGCGCAGCGACGCGGCGGCGGAGCCGCCCTGAATCACGTGAATGGTACTCATCGGCCTGTCATCAACAAAAGAAAACCGCCGGCCGGGCGGACGTTGCGACGTCCAGCCGGCCGGCGGCCCCTAGTGTAAGCGAGATGTGTGACGACGAGAAACCGGTGCGGCGTGCCGGTGCGAAGTCGCTCAACGCTCGTCGAAGCTTACGACGACCTTGTCGCTGATCGGGTGGCACTGGCACGTGAGCACGAAGCCGTCCTGCACTTCGTGTTCCTCGAGCGTGTAGTTCTTTTCCATCCGGACTTCGCCTTCGACCACCTTCGCGCGACAGGTGCAGCACACGCCGCCCTTGCACGCATACGGCAGCGCGAGGCCCGCGCGCAGGCCGACGTCGAGCAGGCTGACGCCTTCGTACGGCAGGCGCAGCTTGCGCTTCTTGCCGTCGAGCACGATTTCGAGGTCGGCGGCCGGCGTCTGGTCGGTGATTTCGACGACGGGCGCGCCGGCCTGCGGCAGCGGCGTGCCGAAGCGTTCGACATGTACCTTGGCCGGCGGCACGCCGGCTGCCTTCAATGCGGCTTCGGCCGCGTCCATCATCGGTCCGGGGCCGCAGATGAACGCTTCGTCGATGGCATCGGCCGGCGTCAGCGTGGCGAGGAATTCCGCGCATTTCGCCTGGTCGAGCACGCCGTTGAACAACTCGACGTCCTGCAGGTCGTCCGACAGCACGTGATACAGGACGAAGCGGTTCATGTAGCGGTTTTTCAGGTCCTCCAGCTCCTCCGCGAACATGATCGCGTCGACGCTGCGGTTGCCGTAGATCAGCGTGAACGTGCTGCGCGGTTCGAGTTCGAGCGTCGTCTTCACGATCGCCAGCACCGGCGTGATGCCTGAGCCGCCGGAAAACGCGACGTACTGTTTGCCGTGATCGGCGTTCAGGTGCGTGAAGAAGCGGCCGTCCGGCGTCATCACGTCGATCGTGTGGCCCGGTTTCAGCGAATCGAACGCGAAGTTCGAGAAGCGGCCGCCGCGCACGCGCTTGATGCCGATGCGCAGTTCGCCGTCGCGGTCGTAGTCGGTCGTGCCGACACAGATCGAGTACGAGCGGCGCGTCTCTTCGCCGTCGATGTGGGTCTTCAGCGTGACGAACTGGCCTTGCGTGAAGCGGTACGCGTCGCGCAGTTCGGGCGGCACGTCGAACGAGACGGTAACGGCGTCGGCGGTCTCGGGCCGCACGTCGCGGATACGCAGCGGGTGAAATTGCGGGGTCGCCATGATCAATAGGGTTTGAAGTAGTCGAAGGGTTCCCGGCAGTCGACGCAGCGATACAGCGCCTTGCAGGCCGTGGACGCGAATTGCGCGAGACGCTCGGTGCGGGCCGAGCCGCAGCGCGGGCAAACCGGCGCCGCGACGGGCCGCGGTACGAAACGCACGACGTTTTCCCGCGGCGCGGCGCTGCCGCACTGGCCGACCGGCGGCGCGATGCCGTACGCGCGCAGCTTGTCGCGGGCCTCCTGCGTGATCCAGTCGGTCGTCCACGCGGGCGCGAGCACCGTCTCGATCCGGTGCGGCGGCAGGTCGGCGGCCTGCAGTGCGGCGGCGATGTCCTCGGCGATCTGCGACATCGCCGGGCAGCCGGAGTAGGTCGGCGTGATCACGACTTCGAGCAGGCCGTCGTCCGCGCGACGGACGTCGCGCAGGATGCCCAGTTCGCGGATCGACACGACCGGGATTTCAGGATCGGGCACGGCTTCGAGCACGTCCCACGCGCGCGCAAGCAACGGATCGTTGCGGTGCGCGGCGGGTCCGGCATGAGCGGGGGCGGCGGTCTGGACGGACATCGTCGGGCTCCGTTGGGTCGGCCGGTTACCAGGTCGCGCCGGGATGCTGGCGCGCGAGGCTCTGCATTTCCGCGAGCAGGTAGCCCATGTGCTCCGAGTGCTCGCCCTGCTTGCCGGTCGTCACATGCTGTACGGGCGCCGGCAGCACGAGCGTCGCTTCGGCGAGTGCATCGTCCACGTCCGCGCGCCACGCGGCTTCGAGCGCGGCCGGTGCCGGGCCGATGCCCGGGGCGGAGATCGCGTCGTCGATCGCGTCGGCCGCGAAGAATTCGCGCGTGTACGGGATCAGGTAATCGAGCGCTGCCTGCGCGCGGCGGTTCGATTCGTCGGTGCCGTCGCCGAGGCGCACGAGCCATTCGCGTGCGTGCTGCACGTGATAGCGGGTCTCCTTCACCGATTTCGCGGCGATCGCGGCGAGTTGCGCGTCCGTCGACGTTTCGAGCGCGCTCCACACGTGCAGCATCAGCGTCGCGTAGAGGAAGTTGCGCACGATCGTCACCGCGTAGTCCTTGTCGGCGTGCGCGGTGCCGGCGATCGGGCCGTAGTGCGGCAGCTCGGCGAGCGTGAAGTTCGCGAACTCGCGTTCGGTGCGGAAATACGCGTAGTCGTCTTCCGTCTTCGCCGCGCCGTTGAGCTGGCGCTCGAGTTCGGCTGCGTGCGTGTACAGCATGCGGGCCTGGCCGATGAGGTCGAGGCTCATGTTGGTGAGCGCGATGTCTTCCTCGAGGATCGGGCCGTGGCCGCACCATTCGGCGTTGCGCTGACCGAGGATCAGCGCGTTGTCCGCGAGGCGCAGCACGTAGGAGAGGTGTTCGGGCGTGATCGTCATGGCGCGGGCGTTACATGTGGTTGACTTCGTCGGGCAGCGTGTAGAACGTCGGGTGACGGTAGATCTTGTCGCCCGCCGGTTCGAACAGCTCGGCCTTCTCGGCCGGATCCGACGCGGTGATCGCCGCCGACGGCACCACCCAGATGCTCACGCCTTCCTGGCGGCGCGTGTAGACGTCGCGCGCCATGCGCAGCGCCATCGACGCGTCGGCCGCGTGCAGGCTGCCGCAATGCTTGTGGTCGAGGCCCTGCTTGCTGCGCACGAACACTTCCCAGATCGGCCATTCCTTGTTCATCGCTTTCTCCTGATTCCTGAATTCGAGTGTTGCCGCTCAGGCGGCGTGCTGTTCGGCGCGGGCTTGGCGCTTCGCTTCGTGCGCGAGCGCCGCTTCACGCACCCAGGCGCCGTCGTCGTGTGCTTTCACGCGGGTCGCGAGGCGTTCCTTGTTACACGGGCCGTCACCGTTCACCACGCGCCAGAATTCGTCCCAGTCGATCGTGCCGTAGTCGTGGTGACCGCGCGCCTCGTTCCACTTCAGGTCCGGGTCCGGCAGCGTCACGCCGAGCACCTTCGCCTGGTCGACCGTCGCGTCGACGAACTTCTGCCGCAGGTCGTCGTTCGTGATCCGCTTGATGCCCCATTTCGCGGACTGGTTGCTGTGGACCGAATCGGCGTCGCTCGGGCCGAACATCATCAGCACCGGCCACCACCAGCGGTTCACCGCCTGCTGGACCATCGCGCGCTGCGCGTCGGTGCCCTTCATCATCGACAGCAGCGCATCGAAGCCCTGGCGCTGGTGGAACGACTCTTCCTTGCACACGCGGATCATTGCGCGCGCGTACGGGCCGTACGTGCAGCGGCACAGCGGGATCTGGTTCATGATCGCGGCGCCGTCGACGAGCCAGCCGATCACGCCGACGTCGGCCCAGGTCGGCGTCGGATAGTTGAAGATGCTCGAATATTTCGCCTTGCCGGCGTGCAGCGCGTCGATCAGCGAATCGCGCGACACGCCGAGCGTTTCGGCCGCGCTATAAAGATAAAGGCCGTGGCCGGCTTCGTCCTGGACCTTCGCGAGCAGGATCGCCTTGCGCTTCAGGCTCGGCGCGCGCGAGATCCAGTTGCCCTCCGGCAGCATGCCGACGACTTCCGAGTGCGCGTGCTGCGAGATCTGACGGACCAGCGTCTTGCGGTAGGCGTCGGGCATCCAGTCCTGCGGTTCGATCTTGCCGTCCGCGGCCACGACCGCGTCGAACCGCGCCTGCTCGGGCGACTCGGCTGCGGCGTCGAGCGGCGCGACGTTGCCGGGGATGTCGAGGGATTGCGTGTACATGGCGGAGGTTCTCGTCCGGTTGAATGTGTGCGCAGTATAAACCAACCGACCGGTCGGTTAATAAATTTCTTGACGATTTGCGGTAAGACTCGGGTAAACGTGGGGCGTCGGGGCGCAATCGCACGGGCAAAGGGCGGTTCGGCGCGTGTCAGCGGCGGCTTCTGCGGCACAATGCCCGCTTTCCGATGAGGATTTCGCCGATGTCATTCCGAAGCAGTTTCGTCGCGACCGTGTTGGGCGCGTCCGTTTTCCTGTCGCCGCTTGCGGCCTCGGCCGCGCCGGCAGGGTGGGTCGCCGCATGGGCGACCGCATTGCAGCCGATTCCCGACCTCGCCGCGCCGCCGCCCCTCTATCGCGCGCCCGACGTGGCCGGGCGGACCGTCCGGCAGATCGTCTACCCGACGGTGTCGGGGCGTGCCGCGCGGATTCGCGTCAGCAATGCATACGGTCGCGCGCCGCTGGTGATCGAGGTTGCCGGTCTTGCGCGCGCGGGTGACGGCGCCGCGCTTGCGGACGGTACCGCCGCTCCGGTGCGCTTCGGCGGCAAGGCGTCGGTGACGCTCGCGCCGGGCCAGGAACTCGAGAGCGACCCGGTGGCGATCGACGTGACGGCCGGGCGGCCGGTTGCTGTCAGTCTCCGGATGGGCGCGAACCAGCGGATGACCGTGTGGCACCGCGTGTCGAATCAATACAATTACGTATCGGCGCCGGGCGATCACGTGAACGATTCGGGCGCCAGCGCGTTCCGCACCCGCTTTACCCAATATGTATGGGTGACCGAGCTTGCCGTCGAGGCCGGTTCCGCGCGGGCGAGTGTCGCGGCGATCGGCGATTCGATCACCGACGGATTGCGTTCCAGCCTGAATCTGAACCGGCGCTGGCCGGACGCGCTGACGCGCCGGCTGGCCGCGTCGGGGCCGGATTCGCTCGGCGTGGTGAATCTCGGGATCAGCGGCAACCGGCTGCTCAGCGATTCGGCATGCTACGGCACGTCGCTGGCGTCGCGGTTCGAGCGCGATGCGCTGTCGCGTGCGGGGGTGAAGGCGGCTATCGTTCTGATCGGTATCAATGACATCAATTTTGCGACGATGCCGCCGCGAGCCGGGCTCGATTGCGACAGTCCCCACACGCAGGTCACGGCCGCGTCGTTGATCGACGGCTATCGCCGGTTGATCGAGGCAGCGCACCGCCAGGGGGTGAAGGTCTTCGGTGCGACGCTCACGCCTGCCGCGTTGCCGGCCGGACGCGAGGCGATCCGGCTCGAGGTGAACCGGTGGATTCGGAGCGGCGGCGGGTTCGACGGTGTGGTCGACTTCGACGCGGTACTGCGCGATCCGGCGCGCCCGAGTGTGCTGCAGCGCCGCTACGATAGCGGCGACGGTATTCACCCGAGCGACGCCGGCTATGCGGCGATGGCCGATGCGGTTCCGGTGGAGCAGCTGCAGGCCGCGGTCGGCGGCAAGTGA
This window of the Burkholderia cepacia GG4 genome carries:
- a CDS encoding Lrp/AsnC family transcriptional regulator; the encoded protein is MAQAELDAIDRRILAILQENGRLSNQEIAERVNLSPSPCLRRIRRLEEIGVITGYVALLDPQKLGLDLLAYVSVRLEKRGGLAPVRADETSARAGATHAELFRAAVQTWPEVVACHAMTGDMDYLLRVQVEDMAHFSRFVQEHLLHHPSVIDVKTSFSLECFKETTALPIRSVR
- a CDS encoding GNAT family N-acetyltransferase; its protein translation is MNTQFNRRADVVGNAGTAPVLVRELASKDREQMLTHFLSLDEEDRLLRFGQMVPDHVIENYVRTIDFGRDTVFGVFDHALELIGVGHLAYLPADGDKRTAEFGVSVLESARGRGVGSKLFERAAIRSRNTRVTMLYMHCLSRNATMMHIAKKSGMRIEYAYGEADAYLSLPPADHSTILAEMLQEQAAVFDYALKRQAHRTSKFIESLMPAALTA
- a CDS encoding TetR/AcrR family transcriptional regulator yields the protein MARTRAPDHESQREQILDLAAEKFAQTSYPSTSMSDLATASGTSKARLYHYYESKEAILFDLLDRYTKRLMLIIAEVEGASQRRGLSERDAFAELVRAFLAEYETSHSRHVALLNDVKYLEDAQREIVLDRQRDIVAAFARQLARAYPDRISKENQTSVTMMVFGMINWTFTWLKPGGRLGYRDFAEQVIDLMERGLSPGA
- a CDS encoding DUF1835 domain-containing protein, with product MSTIHVIQGGSAAASLREALAQAGRDERVVGLLDDLAVGPLKGVDETPETRATFWQRVLGDQIPDWNAEIEGEFARLDQLAMDTGQVVVWHAPSVGDKLLLRRVAYHLRNVPQRLNEVRLSAADLDAPQRAALTRTDQACSTGMFSPAALSRKRPVAAPISVLRIGRLALEWQEAKHLNAELRYWVSNTIKSGHYADLDALIVAHAETGWLPARHVVGSIMAGADRGGLFVSDSIAWWRCRELAAAGRLELQDDAPAALSSTQVRAAAAPR
- the paaE gene encoding 1,2-phenylacetyl-CoA epoxidase subunit PaaE; the protein is MATPQFHPLRIRDVRPETADAVTVSFDVPPELRDAYRFTQGQFVTLKTHIDGEETRRSYSICVGTTDYDRDGELRIGIKRVRGGRFSNFAFDSLKPGHTIDVMTPDGRFFTHLNADHGKQYVAFSGGSGITPVLAIVKTTLELEPRSTFTLIYGNRSVDAIMFAEELEDLKNRYMNRFVLYHVLSDDLQDVELFNGVLDQAKCAEFLATLTPADAIDEAFICGPGPMMDAAEAALKAAGVPPAKVHVERFGTPLPQAGAPVVEITDQTPAADLEIVLDGKKRKLRLPYEGVSLLDVGLRAGLALPYACKGGVCCTCRAKVVEGEVRMEKNYTLEEHEVQDGFVLTCQCHPISDKVVVSFDER
- the paaD gene encoding 1,2-phenylacetyl-CoA epoxidase subunit PaaD — encoded protein: MSVQTAAPAHAGPAAHRNDPLLARAWDVLEAVPDPEIPVVSIRELGILRDVRRADDGLLEVVITPTYSGCPAMSQIAEDIAAALQAADLPPHRIETVLAPAWTTDWITQEARDKLRAYGIAPPVGQCGSAAPRENVVRFVPRPVAAPVCPRCGSARTERLAQFASTACKALYRCVDCREPFDYFKPY
- the paaC gene encoding 1,2-phenylacetyl-CoA epoxidase subunit PaaC — its product is MTITPEHLSYVLRLADNALILGQRNAEWCGHGPILEEDIALTNMSLDLIGQARMLYTHAAELERQLNGAAKTEDDYAYFRTEREFANFTLAELPHYGPIAGTAHADKDYAVTIVRNFLYATLMLHVWSALETSTDAQLAAIAAKSVKETRYHVQHAREWLVRLGDGTDESNRRAQAALDYLIPYTREFFAADAIDDAISAPGIGPAPAALEAAWRADVDDALAEATLVLPAPVQHVTTGKQGEHSEHMGYLLAEMQSLARQHPGATW
- the paaB gene encoding 1,2-phenylacetyl-CoA epoxidase subunit PaaB, yielding MNKEWPIWEVFVRSKQGLDHKHCGSLHAADASMALRMARDVYTRRQEGVSIWVVPSAAITASDPAEKAELFEPAGDKIYRHPTFYTLPDEVNHM
- the paaA gene encoding 1,2-phenylacetyl-CoA epoxidase subunit PaaA — protein: MYTQSLDIPGNVAPLDAAAESPEQARFDAVVAADGKIEPQDWMPDAYRKTLVRQISQHAHSEVVGMLPEGNWISRAPSLKRKAILLAKVQDEAGHGLYLYSAAETLGVSRDSLIDALHAGKAKYSSIFNYPTPTWADVGVIGWLVDGAAIMNQIPLCRCTYGPYARAMIRVCKEESFHQRQGFDALLSMMKGTDAQRAMVQQAVNRWWWPVLMMFGPSDADSVHSNQSAKWGIKRITNDDLRQKFVDATVDQAKVLGVTLPDPDLKWNEARGHHDYGTIDWDEFWRVVNGDGPCNKERLATRVKAHDDGAWVREAALAHEAKRQARAEQHAA
- a CDS encoding SGNH/GDSL hydrolase family protein; the protein is MSFRSSFVATVLGASVFLSPLAASAAPAGWVAAWATALQPIPDLAAPPPLYRAPDVAGRTVRQIVYPTVSGRAARIRVSNAYGRAPLVIEVAGLARAGDGAALADGTAAPVRFGGKASVTLAPGQELESDPVAIDVTAGRPVAVSLRMGANQRMTVWHRVSNQYNYVSAPGDHVNDSGASAFRTRFTQYVWVTELAVEAGSARASVAAIGDSITDGLRSSLNLNRRWPDALTRRLAASGPDSLGVVNLGISGNRLLSDSACYGTSLASRFERDALSRAGVKAAIVLIGINDINFATMPPRAGLDCDSPHTQVTAASLIDGYRRLIEAAHRQGVKVFGATLTPAALPAGREAIRLEVNRWIRSGGGFDGVVDFDAVLRDPARPSVLQRRYDSGDGIHPSDAGYAAMADAVPVEQLQAAVGGK